A region of the Nocardia asteroides genome:
GGTCCGCGACCCGTCTGAACTTCAACGCTCGGTCACTGGCCGCGCTCGAGAACAATCCGCGCTGCACCCTGCGGTCGGTCCTGGACGCCTCCGGCTCCAACAAGAAGGACATCGCGGAACATGCTGGGTACCGAACTCAGTTCGGCCAGTCCATCTTCGCCATCACCCGCGGGAACAACTTCGAGAAGATGGTGAAGGCCAATGGATGCGCCGAACTGCTGCGCGTACTCCGAGACGTCCTCGACCTCCCCATTCCGCAGGTCGGGTACCGGGATCTCAATGACATCGGCGGGGTCAGCACACCGTCCGTCCGTCACAGCGAGACCGAAAAAGCGCTGGTCGGTGCTGCCCGGGGCGATGGAGATGGCACCCTGTACGACCATCCGCTACTGCGTTTGGAGGTCGGCGGCCAGTTCGTATTCCTCGAGCCGGACCTGGTCGCGTTCAAGTTCGGCGACAAGTTCTACGTCGTGGAGATCAAGAGCTTTCCGGTCGTCGACGGACAGGCTGACCCCGCACTGGTGAAGTCCGCGACCACCCAGGCATGCGCCTACATCCTCGCGCTCCGCACGATGCTCGCGGCTGCCGACATCAACCCCGACGTCGTGTCCGACAAGATCGTCCTCATCGGGCCGAAGAACTTCACCAACCGACCGACCGGCGCATTTGTCGACGCGCGGAACCAGGTGAAGAACCTCGCCCGACAGCTCGACCGAATCGAACGCATCGGCAACCAGCTCGATCTGCTGCCTGAAGGCACGACATTCGACCTGGACAAAGACGAGGACGGACATCCTCAACGTCCGCAGTCCGAACTGTTGGAAGCGCTCGACTCCGTGCCGGCCGCGTACCGTCCGGACTGCCTCAGCCATTGCGAAATGGCCTTCTTCTGCCGGTCGCGGGCACGGGCCTGCGGAAGTCTCGATGTCCTCGGACCAGCGGTCACCGAGCCCTTGGGCGGCATTGACACCATGACCATGGCATTGGGGCTCGCGCGCGGCAAACTCGAGCCGAACCAAGAACAGGTCGAGATAGCTGTCGCGCTGCGACACGCGGCGCGACTGCGCGCCGAACTGGTCGACATCGGCGGTACCTCGACGAGGGGCGGGCGATGAGCAAGGTCTCGGCCCTGGCGCGCCTCGAAGCGATGGAATCGATGAGGGCAGTGCCCATCACGAAATTTCGCCACCGACGACTTTCAGCCAAACCACTGGTAGTTATCCCGCTAGTCATGGCCGGCGAGGCTGGGTCACCGCTCGCGGTGATGGTCGGATCCGCGAAGCGGTCGGCACGACTGATCATCGTCGGTCAGCCCCGCAATCCTGATCAGCGTTTCATCTTCGCTGCTGAATTCGGCAGCGTCGTGATGAAGTACATTAACGGGTTCCGCACAAACCGCCGCGAGATTCGCACGAAAGGCGGCGGGTCGCGATCTCAGTTCGTTACCGCCCCGCAGATTCTGGTGCCCAACCGTGGTGGGATCCAGGCGCTGAAGGATCTGGGGCGTACCTGCCGCTTCCGCAAGACAACCGGCGACTATCCAGTACCCGCGGTCGTGCCTGAGCTGGGCACATGGCTTACAGCCCTGACCGACTCCGCGGAGCAGGCCGGAACCTCGATGCTACTGGCCATCACCGATCTTCTTACTGAACACTGGGCCACTGGTCAGAGCACCTTCGAGGACCAAAACCTGGCTTCCGTCATGGCTTGGATCGCCCCACCTCAGAACGTCAGTGTCGAGCAGGCCCTTCTCGACGCCGAAAACCCGGTCATCTGCCCACCCGCCGGACCGTCGACGTCTCCGGAATTCGATAATCGACAGCTGCAGCCGGCGATCCGGAACTTCGATACCACGCGGCAGTCCGGAAATGTGGATGCCATCAACGCCGCGCGGCAGGAACTTCAGGACCTCATCGGCGAACAGATCAAACCAACGTGGCGAACGATGTGGGACGCGGTCGCTCAACTGAGCAGTGTCCCCGAGGCGCCGAGCGCGGCAAAGCGTTTCGAATCGGACTGCGCAACGTTCACGGCCTTCTCCGACTACCAGGACGCTGGTACCGCCCTGCCCCAGCGTGCACGAGACAGCGCAGTAGGAGCTGCAAGACGACTCAGCCGACATGAACGGGCCATCGAAGAGTTCGAAGCTGACAAGGCCTTCGACGACCCCTTCGTACTCGCCGACCGACGAAGCATCGGCGAAGCGTTCGCCGGAATCGTTGAAGCTGCAGAACCTAACCGAGTCGTCATCAGCGACAACAATCGTCGGATTTTGCGGCCTCGCTTCATCATCCGGACTCTCGATCCCACCCGACTCACAGATGAAACCCAGTTGATCAGCCCCACCATGCCGGACGGCCACAAGGCCAAGATCATCACAACAGAACTCAACGCCGACTTCAGCCTCGTCACCGTCGAAGTCGTCGGCGGCATGGGCACGCCTGCCAAACCGAAGTTCGGGTCGGTCCCCGAGGTCGGCCAGACCGTCGCCTACCTCCCGGATCCAGGCTGGCGACCCATACCCCAATTCCCATCTGCTGAGACCGCGCTGTGGACACACACCGACACGACGGCTCCCGATCTCGACATCTCGAATTCCATCACAGCGAACACAGAGGAGTGGGGCGATGACGACTGAGGACCTGATCGACGCCGATCCTGCTACACGGGCTGCAGCGGTCACGGACCGAATCATGACCGATCTAGCCAACTCTGATCACCGGGCAGTCGTGGTTGACTCACCACCCGGAGCCGGCAAGAGCACGCTCGTCGTACGCGCTGCGGGCGAGCTCGTTGCCGGAAACGAACGTCCGATGGTCGTGGCACAGACCAACAACCAGGTCGACGACCTCATCCTTCGTCTGGCTCGAGCAAACCCAGGAATTCCGATCGGCAGACTCAGCGGCGGCGAGTACCGGCCATCGCCCGAGACTGCAGGTGCCTGCACCATCGATACGAGCCTCGCTGCCCTGTCCGCGTGCCGAATCGTCGTCGGCACGTCCGCCAAGTGGGCGGTGGTTCGCGACGGCCAGTTCGGTTGGGCCATCCTGGATGAGGCGTACCAGATGCGCTCCGACAAACTCCTGCAGATTGTCGAACGGTTCGATCGAGGACTGTTCGTGGGCGACCCCGGGCAGCTTGATCCGTTCACCATCGCGGAAACAGAGCGGTGGACAGGCCTGCCGCACGACCCGACCAAGAACGGCGTCAGCGTCATGCTGCAGCACAATCCACACACTCCCGTGCACACGCTGCCGGTGTCGTGGCGCCTCCCAGTGTCCGCTTCGCCCACGATCCAGGAAGCATTCTATCCACGGGTCGAATTCACCTCCGGCACGACAGAACGCACACGATCCCTACAGTTCCGAACCAGGAGCTTCGGCTCCAGCGCACTCGACGAGACACTCGAGATGGCGGCTGCAACAGGCTGGGCCTACCATGAACTTCCCCGCCGACATGTCCCCCGAACAGACGGTGAGACAGTCCAATCCGTGGCACAGCTCGCCACCAGATTGCTCGACCGTGGCGCCACCGGATACTGCGAACGCGAGCCTGACGGTCGCGAGCTCCAGGCCACCGACATCGCGATCGGAGTGGCGCACCGCGACCAAGCCGACCTCATCCGAGCCGCGCTGAGTCGATCCAACAACCCCGCTGCCCGAGAGATCACCGTCGACAACGCCAACCGGCTTCAGGGGCGCGAGTACGAGGTCGTCATCGTGATGCACCCGCTGTCAGGCAGACGTGATGCGACCTCATTCCACCTCGAGTCCGGCCGGTTGTGCGTTTTGACCTCTCGGCATCGCCAGGCCTGCATCGTCGTTGGCCGAGCAGGAATCACCGACCTACTGGACAGCCACCCGTCAACCGAGCCGATCCACCTCTCGGTGCCGGCGAAATTCCCTGACGGCTGGCAAGCGAACCAGGTGGTCATGGCTCACCTCACCCAGCACCGGATAGGAGCATGACTGCCATCACCATTCCCACCGGCTCGGGTGCTGACGTGACTCGGGTGCCGCGCGGACTGCCGCCGGGTGACTTCACCTTCACCCTGCAGAATGCGGCACAAAATGATCCCAGACGGCACGAAGACAGATTATTCCCATTCATTTACATTGGGAACGGGTCGCCGGGTGTACGTGCTCTCCTCCTCTCCTCCATGTTTATCCAATACGCTGGAACACACCGTCAGTAGTATTCGCGAACGTAACCGAGTGCCTTCTCGAACACACCGCTGTCCCGAATCTTGAACTGTATGTACAGGGCTTGGCGCAGTACCTGACGAACCTGCTTGTCGCCTTGGATCGTGTCCTGCCAGCCGTCGAAGCGGACACCCCGCACCACTTCGTCGATCCGGCTCACCACATTGCCGACAATGATGGGTGTCTCGTCGGTTTCCAGCGCCTCGAACAGTTCGGTCAGCGCTGCCTGCCCCTGCTCCTCGCGCGGGACCTGCTCGGCAGCCTTTTCCGCCGCTACCGTGTCGCGGGCCAACTCCAGCAGATCACGCAAAAACTCGAGGCTGGATTGCTGGATCCCGGCGTATTTTTCGCGCAGCGCGTTGAGACGCTGACCAAGTTCGACGAAGACCGGGTTGGTGAGGTGACGCGCGATACGTGCGGTGACCTGCTTCTCGATCTCCTCCCTCGGCACATCGGGCCCTTTGCCCTGCATCAGATCTTCGATGGTCGCCGCGTCAAGCACGATCTCCTCGGAGCTCTGCGGAATCTCGACCCGTACATGCTCGTTGATGAGATCGATGGTTTTGGCCCCGAGCGCATGCCACACCAGACGGCCGGTGATGTCGGACGGCCGCACCGACTCGTATACATCTGTGAGCCAACGGTAATCGTCGCGGAAGGAAGTAAGGATCGGATCGGGGCTCAGTGCCTCCCACAACTGGGAGACGATGCTGTAAGCCCGGCCGAACGCGTCTTTGGTGTCATCGTCCGCGATCGCGGACTGAGCCTGGACGAGACCTTCGTACCCGCCGACTGTTCGATCGACCGCCGGGAA
Encoded here:
- a CDS encoding AAA family ATPase; the protein is MTTEDLIDADPATRAAAVTDRIMTDLANSDHRAVVVDSPPGAGKSTLVVRAAGELVAGNERPMVVAQTNNQVDDLILRLARANPGIPIGRLSGGEYRPSPETAGACTIDTSLAALSACRIVVGTSAKWAVVRDGQFGWAILDEAYQMRSDKLLQIVERFDRGLFVGDPGQLDPFTIAETERWTGLPHDPTKNGVSVMLQHNPHTPVHTLPVSWRLPVSASPTIQEAFYPRVEFTSGTTERTRSLQFRTRSFGSSALDETLEMAAATGWAYHELPRRHVPRTDGETVQSVAQLATRLLDRGATGYCEREPDGRELQATDIAIGVAHRDQADLIRAALSRSNNPAAREITVDNANRLQGREYEVVIVMHPLSGRRDATSFHLESGRLCVLTSRHRQACIVVGRAGITDLLDSHPSTEPIHLSVPAKFPDGWQANQVVMAHLTQHRIGA